Within Dictyostelium discoideum AX4 chromosome 4 chromosome, whole genome shotgun sequence, the genomic segment tatgttattattattattattattattatagttgcTGGTATTATGGTATTTATGGTTATTAAAGAGTTATTACCAGCTGCATTTAAATATGTTTCAGTTGATGAATCtgcattttcaaatattattggtatgattttcttcttcttttcaATTCATTTCTTACATTCAATGTTACCGCATGACCATGGTGGTGCTGGTGATGGTGGCCATGGTCATTCACATGGTGGTCATGGCCATTCACATGGTCATGGTCATTCACATGGTGGACACTCTCATGATTCTCAACATGTTGAAAGTCCACAAAGTTCAAGTTTTAATGCATTTGCATAAgaccttttttaaaaattccagattttttttttggaaaatcaaaaaatctattcttagaaataataaaatattaataaaactttttttttttttttttatcaattttttgaaatttttagcaaagatttttttttttttttttttttttttttttttaatttttcatttttaataaaagtagTTGTAACTGATacacaattaaataaatatataaataaaataaataaaataataaaataaataaaaataaaaatttaaaaaaaagatgacaACTACAATACCATTAAAAGAAGCAGTGGTTGTAATTTTAGATATAGGATTAGGTATGACAAGTAAAGATAGTGAtggaacaacaacaacaacatcatcaattgaAGATGCATTAAGATCAGTTACATTATTATatcaacaaaaattaatatatggTAAAAAGGATCAATTAGGATTAGTTTTAATTGGAACAAAAGGtacaaaaaacaatttacaaGATGATGGATATCAACATATTACAGTTGTAAGTGATATTGAAGAACCATCAATTGAAACATTGAAATATTTAGAGAATTTAGCACCTGGTGAATCAAAAGGTGATGTCATTGATTCATTAATAGTTGCAATGGATATGTTAATTAGAAAaactgaaaataaaaaatatcaaaaacgTATTTTCCTTGTTACAAATGCAAGAGATCCAATTAATACTGaagatttatcaattgttagagatcaatttaaaaaaatagatgtaaaattaaatataatgtaattattattattattatacttttttaaatttattttttaaatgtataaatttttatattaataaatttttattattattattattattatttttatttatttatatataaaaaatagagGTGTTGACTTTTTAGAAGAAAtagaagaaaataatatggatacaagtaataataataaaaataaaagtttaaaagaaaagaatgaaatatttttaagaGAATTTGCAGAATCAGTTGATGGAGTATTAGTACCAGTTAAACAGGCATTAGAAATGATGAGCTTTTTTAGATCACAATCAGTAATGACTCGTACAAGTTTTAGAGGTGCATTAGAAATTACAccagaattaaaaatacctGTATGgggatatttaaaaatgaaacaacaattattaccatccttaaaaaagatttcatCAATagctcaacaacaaattgagcaacaacaacaacaacaacaacaacaaaataaaaataaaaataatgaagataatgaagataatgaagaagGTAAACCAAATATTACATTAGATGTTAATCAAGAAGTATCATATTATAGTATTACAGATCcagataatgaaattttaaaaccagatttattaaaaggtTATAAATATGGTAAATCATTAATACCATTTTCAAAGATTGATGaggatcaattaaaatattcatcAAGTAAATGTTTGAAAGTTGTTGGATTCACAGATCGTAAATCAATACCAATCTATTATAATATGGGTAATACTGAAGTATTTGTATCACAACCTGGTGATAAACAATCAGAGGAagcattatcatcatttataCATGCATTGGTTGAGACTGATCAAGTTATGGTGGTAAGATATGTAAAAACAATGAATGGATCACCTTATCTTGGTTATATGATCCCACATGTAAAGAGTGATTATGTTTGTCTATATTATAATCATTTACCATTGGCTGATGATATTAGACAATATCAATTCCCACCAATTTCACCAAAGAATCCGTTAACTAGGAAATCAAATATACCAAATGCAGAACAATTGGAAGCAACTCAACAACTCATTGATTCAATGGATTTAATGAAATCGGAATTCGATGAAGATGGTGACCCAATTCAAATGTTAAAACCAAGATTCACATACAATCCTTTACTTCAACATTTCTATCAATGTCTTCATCATAGATCTTTACATCCAAATACTCAAATTCCAAAATTGGATCCTATAATAGCAGAGTATATTAACCCAGATCAAATCATTATgaataaatcaaaacaatcaattaaaaactttgCAGATAAATTCCCCCTCACTAAAACCACTGTATTCTCTAAAACACCTGCTATCTCTGGTGGCAATACCAATGGCACAACATCCAATACAAACAATACAATGATTGGTGGTGTAAAATATCATTGGAAAGATGGTATGTTAATTGGTGAggaaattaatttagattCCTATGTCACCGATGATGGTTCCGAGGCTAAAAAGAGAAAGGTTAATGATTTCTCAGAGTTTTCATTGGATAAGTTGGTCTCTGGTTATGTTACAGAGGTTGGTACAATTAATCCTGTTCAAAACTTTAAAGATATGTTAAATAGAAGAGATATGGATCTTGTGGATAAAGCAATCACTTTAATGAAGGAAAGAATACTTCAATTGGTTAATGATTCACTTAGggatcaatattatcaaaaggCTTTCGAATGTATAAAAGAATTAAGAGTTGGTTGTATTAGAGAATCAGAAGCTGAACAATTCAAT encodes:
- the ku80 gene encoding ATP-dependent DNA helicase (Similar to DNAPK), producing the protein MTTTIPLKEAVVVILDIGLGMTSKDSDGTTTTTSSIEDALRSVTLLYQQKLIYGKKDQLGLVLIGTKGTKNNLQDDGYQHITVVSDIEEPSIETLKYLENLAPGESKGDVIDSLIVAMDMLIRKTENKKYQKRIFLVTNARDPINTEDLSIVRDQFKKIDVKLNIIGVDFLEEIEENNMDTSNNNKNKSLKEKNEIFLREFAESVDGVLVPVKQALEMMSFFRSQSVMTRTSFRGALEITPELKIPVWGYLKMKQQLLPSLKKISSIAQQQIEQQQQQQQQQNKNKNNEDNEDNEEGKPNITLDVNQEVSYYSITDPDNEILKPDLLKGYKYGKSLIPFSKIDEDQLKYSSSKCLKVVGFTDRKSIPIYYNMGNTEVFVSQPGDKQSEEALSSFIHALVETDQVMVVRYVKTMNGSPYLGYMIPHVKSDYVCLYYNHLPLADDIRQYQFPPISPKNPLTRKSNIPNAEQLEATQQLIDSMDLMKSEFDEDGDPIQMLKPRFTYNPLLQHFYQCLHHRSLHPNTQIPKLDPIIAEYINPDQIIMNKSKQSIKNFADKFPLTKTTVFSKTPAISGGNTNGTTSNTNNTMIGGVKYHWKDGMLIGEEINLDSYVTDDGSEAKKRKVNDFSEFSLDKLVSGYVTEVGTINPVQNFKDMLNRRDMDLVDKAITLMKERILQLVNDSLRDQYYQKAFECIKELRVGCIRESEAEQFNGFLKDMRSLFQSKKRDDFWQYITADVTSILGEKSINLITQDECDSSEVTQEELDQFLDKKVKQFNPPPITNVNTDSVDDLFDQIE